A single Ciona intestinalis chromosome 14, KH, whole genome shotgun sequence DNA region contains:
- the LOC100180481 gene encoding glucocorticoid modulatory element-binding protein 2 isoform X1, translating to MEQSSPSPSNIVATAMSTANLTPPTADSPQPSLSSMKVEPSSPHITITSPASQPRSGTPVTAKVESMEVSDHHVTSHILHKQHSLDSDSQRSSPQPMNVPRFREDSHEKPVVVINDQRGDAKDTRIVMPPNTFQPTTNGETRLPPPIVLYNNERGEPMCGGIPMNILLAKDYKNEQEFEKPKEDSTYPITCGNNKGDLVWKKFVCPGINAKCVKCGDNWFTPKEFVNYAGKSTLKDWKRAIRINGIMLRKMIENGELNYYDHDNNCSNQCRSNKSSSFDNSEKYPSSFESDAPRENSLDFTHVRSSSEEQALLQAKRNVLSSISKSQESGSSLQAGGSLERSSSEDSGLAGSPHVDSMIMREAVVSVEKVHDLHSFWNGIIRMDLFDDIIRDVITQIRNLQSRTKHVGSISLEDAATMSNLVNSLEMIPSIVRNMSHHKEAVEKQAEESTHAIHELEKKLAEQRKYEQDLKRKSQHLDTVMSLTPNEKRKRTMLRFVRQKAVDRVPPGTRTSTPPMSQRMPENVMLSAQGGRLTQRELWPQAIQVAASSQMARMNVSGAGIPPMFFTTHPTGIEGYPSSLHQFIPTSQPVPLQHPTANRDATQSPSKK from the exons ATGGAGCAATCAAGTCCATCACCAAGTAACATTGTGGCCACTGCCATGTCCACTGCTAATTTAACACCACCAACAG CAGATTCACCTCAGCCATCTTTATCTTCTATGAAAGTAGAACCATCCTCACCACACATTACAATCACATCTCCAGCCAGCCAACCACGGTCTGG GACACCAGTCACAGCCAAGGTAGAAAGCATGGAAGTCTCGGATCACCatgttacgtcacatattCTACATAAACAACACTCTCTT GATTCGGATAGTCAACGTTCAAGCCCACAGCCAATGAATGTGCCTCGTTTCAGAGAAGATAGTCATGAAAAACCCGTAGTTGTTATCAACGATCAGAG AGGTGATGCAAAAGACACACGCATAGTCATGCCGCCCAACACCTTCCAACCAACAACCAACGGTGAAACAAGACTCCCACCACCGATCGTGCTTTATAATAATGAAAG AGGCGAGCCAATGTGTGGGGGAATCCCAATGAACATTTTGCTTGCTAAGGATTATAAAAACGAACAAGAATttgaaaa GCCAAAGGAGGACTCCACCTACCCCATCACGTGTGGTAATAATAAAGGCGACCTGGTTTGGAAGAAGTTTGTATGTCCTGGTATCAATGCTAAATGTGTAAAG tgCGGAGACAACTGGTTCACACCTAAAGAATTCGTCAACTACGCTGGTAAATCAACCCTTAAAGATTGGAAGAGAGCAATCCGAATCAACGGTATAATGTTGAG GAAGATGATTGAAAACGGGGAGCTCAATTATTACGATCATGATAATAATTGCTCGAACCAATGCCGGAGCAACAAAAGTTCATCTTTTGATAATTCGGAGAAATATCCGTCGTCGTTTGAATCGGATGCTCCTCGGGAG aattccTTGGATTTTACTCATGTTCGGTCCAGTTCCGAGGAACAAGCGTTGCTTCAAGCTAAAAGAAACGTTCTTTCAAGCATAAGCAAGTCGCAAGAAA GTGGTTCAAGTTTGCAAGCTGGTGGATCACTCGAACGTTCTAGTTCGGAGGATTCAGGTTTAGCTGGCTCACCACATGTAGATAGCATGATTATGAGGGAAGCGGTTGTTTCTGTGGAGAAAGTACATG ATCTTCATAGTTTTTGGAACGGTATAATACGTATGGATCtttttgatgacatcatccgtgacgtcatcacacagATCCGCAACCTCCAAAGCAGAACGAAGCATGTTGGTTCCATAAGCCTGGAAg ACGCAGCTACAATGTCCAACCTCGTCAACTCTCTTGAAATGATTCCATCCATCGTGAGGAACATGTCTCACCACAAGGAGGCGGTAGAGAAACAGGCTGAGGAGTCGACGCACGCAATAcatg AACTCGAGAAGAAGTTAGCTGAGCAACGAAAGTATGAGCAAGACTTGAAACGAAAGTCTCAACATCTTGATACAGTCATGTCACTCACACCGAACGAGAAACGAAAAAGGACAATGTTGCGATTTGTTCGACAGAAAGCAGTGGATCGGGTGCCACCTGGTACGC GCACTTCAACTCCGCCCATGTCACAACGTATGCCCGAAAACGTGATGCTCTCTGCACAAGGCGGTCGTCTCACCCAGAGAGAATTGTGGCCTCAAGCCATACAGGTG GCTGCCTCGTCCCAGATGGCTCGCATGAACGTATCAGGTGCGGGTATTCCCCCGATGTTCTTCACTACCCACCCCACGGGCATAGAGGGTTACCCCTCGTCCCTCCACCAGTTCATACCCACCTCCCAACCCGTGCCCCTACAGCATCCAACTGCCAACCGTGACGCTACACAGTCGCCTTCGAAAAAGTGA
- the LOC100180481 gene encoding glucocorticoid modulatory element-binding protein 2 isoform X3 → MEQSSPSPSNIVATAMSTANLTPPTDSPQPSLSSMKVEPSSPHITITSPASQPRSGTPVTAKVESMEVSDHHVTSHILHKQHSLDSDSQRSSPQPMNVPRFREDSHEKPVVVINDQRGDAKDTRIVMPPNTFQPTTNGETRLPPPIVLYNNERGEPMCGGIPMNILLAKDYKNEQEFEKPKEDSTYPITCGNNKGDLVWKKFVCPGINAKCVKCGDNWFTPKEFVNYAGKSTLKDWKRAIRINGIMLRKMIENGELNYYDHDNNCSNQCRSNKSSSFDNSEKYPSSFESDAPRENSLDFTHVRSSSEEQALLQAKRNVLSSISKSQESGSSLQAGGSLERSSSEDSGLAGSPHVDSMIMREAVVSVEKVHDLHSFWNGIIRMDLFDDIIRDVITQIRNLQSRTKHVGSISLEDAATMSNLVNSLEMIPSIVRNMSHHKEAVEKQAEESTHAIHELEKKLAEQRKYEQDLKRKSQHLDTVMSLTPNEKRKRTMLRFVRQKAVDRVPPGTRTSTPPMSQRMPENVMLSAQGGRLTQRELWPQAIQVAASSQMARMNVSGAGIPPMFFTTHPTGIEGYPSSLHQFIPTSQPVPLQHPTANRDATQSPSKK, encoded by the exons ATGGAGCAATCAAGTCCATCACCAAGTAACATTGTGGCCACTGCCATGTCCACTGCTAATTTAACACCACCAACAG ATTCACCTCAGCCATCTTTATCTTCTATGAAAGTAGAACCATCCTCACCACACATTACAATCACATCTCCAGCCAGCCAACCACGGTCTGG GACACCAGTCACAGCCAAGGTAGAAAGCATGGAAGTCTCGGATCACCatgttacgtcacatattCTACATAAACAACACTCTCTT GATTCGGATAGTCAACGTTCAAGCCCACAGCCAATGAATGTGCCTCGTTTCAGAGAAGATAGTCATGAAAAACCCGTAGTTGTTATCAACGATCAGAG AGGTGATGCAAAAGACACACGCATAGTCATGCCGCCCAACACCTTCCAACCAACAACCAACGGTGAAACAAGACTCCCACCACCGATCGTGCTTTATAATAATGAAAG AGGCGAGCCAATGTGTGGGGGAATCCCAATGAACATTTTGCTTGCTAAGGATTATAAAAACGAACAAGAATttgaaaa GCCAAAGGAGGACTCCACCTACCCCATCACGTGTGGTAATAATAAAGGCGACCTGGTTTGGAAGAAGTTTGTATGTCCTGGTATCAATGCTAAATGTGTAAAG tgCGGAGACAACTGGTTCACACCTAAAGAATTCGTCAACTACGCTGGTAAATCAACCCTTAAAGATTGGAAGAGAGCAATCCGAATCAACGGTATAATGTTGAG GAAGATGATTGAAAACGGGGAGCTCAATTATTACGATCATGATAATAATTGCTCGAACCAATGCCGGAGCAACAAAAGTTCATCTTTTGATAATTCGGAGAAATATCCGTCGTCGTTTGAATCGGATGCTCCTCGGGAG aattccTTGGATTTTACTCATGTTCGGTCCAGTTCCGAGGAACAAGCGTTGCTTCAAGCTAAAAGAAACGTTCTTTCAAGCATAAGCAAGTCGCAAGAAA GTGGTTCAAGTTTGCAAGCTGGTGGATCACTCGAACGTTCTAGTTCGGAGGATTCAGGTTTAGCTGGCTCACCACATGTAGATAGCATGATTATGAGGGAAGCGGTTGTTTCTGTGGAGAAAGTACATG ATCTTCATAGTTTTTGGAACGGTATAATACGTATGGATCtttttgatgacatcatccgtgacgtcatcacacagATCCGCAACCTCCAAAGCAGAACGAAGCATGTTGGTTCCATAAGCCTGGAAg ACGCAGCTACAATGTCCAACCTCGTCAACTCTCTTGAAATGATTCCATCCATCGTGAGGAACATGTCTCACCACAAGGAGGCGGTAGAGAAACAGGCTGAGGAGTCGACGCACGCAATAcatg AACTCGAGAAGAAGTTAGCTGAGCAACGAAAGTATGAGCAAGACTTGAAACGAAAGTCTCAACATCTTGATACAGTCATGTCACTCACACCGAACGAGAAACGAAAAAGGACAATGTTGCGATTTGTTCGACAGAAAGCAGTGGATCGGGTGCCACCTGGTACGC GCACTTCAACTCCGCCCATGTCACAACGTATGCCCGAAAACGTGATGCTCTCTGCACAAGGCGGTCGTCTCACCCAGAGAGAATTGTGGCCTCAAGCCATACAGGTG GCTGCCTCGTCCCAGATGGCTCGCATGAACGTATCAGGTGCGGGTATTCCCCCGATGTTCTTCACTACCCACCCCACGGGCATAGAGGGTTACCCCTCGTCCCTCCACCAGTTCATACCCACCTCCCAACCCGTGCCCCTACAGCATCCAACTGCCAACCGTGACGCTACACAGTCGCCTTCGAAAAAGTGA
- the LOC100180481 gene encoding uncharacterized protein LOC100180481 isoform X2, which yields MEQSSPSPSNIVATAMSTANLTPPTADSPQPSLSSMKVEPSSPHITITSPASQPRSGTPVTAKVESMEVSDHHVTSHILHKQHSLDSDSQRSSPQPMNVPRFREDSHEKPVVVINDQRGDAKDTRIVMPPNTFQPTTNGETRLPPPIVLYNNERGEPMCGGIPMNILLAKDYKNEQEFEKPKEDSTYPITCGNNKGDLVWKKFVCPGINAKCVKCGDNWFTPKEFVNYAGKSTLKDWKRAIRINGIMLRKMIENGELNYYDHDNNCSNQCRSNKSSSFDNSEKYPSSFESDAPRENSLDFTHVRSSSEEQALLQAKRNVLSSISKSQESGSSLQAGGSLERSSSEDSGLAGSPHVDSMIMREAVVSVEKVHDLHSFWNGIIRMDLFDDIIRDVITQIRNLQSRTKHVGSISLEDAATMSNLVNSLEMIPSIVRNMSHHKEAVEKQAEESTHAIHELEKKLAEQRKYEQDLKRKSQHLDTVMSLTPNEKRKRTMLRFVRQKAVDRVPPGTRTSTPPMSQRMPENVMLSAQGGRLTQRELWPQAIQAASSQMARMNVSGAGIPPMFFTTHPTGIEGYPSSLHQFIPTSQPVPLQHPTANRDATQSPSKK from the exons ATGGAGCAATCAAGTCCATCACCAAGTAACATTGTGGCCACTGCCATGTCCACTGCTAATTTAACACCACCAACAG CAGATTCACCTCAGCCATCTTTATCTTCTATGAAAGTAGAACCATCCTCACCACACATTACAATCACATCTCCAGCCAGCCAACCACGGTCTGG GACACCAGTCACAGCCAAGGTAGAAAGCATGGAAGTCTCGGATCACCatgttacgtcacatattCTACATAAACAACACTCTCTT GATTCGGATAGTCAACGTTCAAGCCCACAGCCAATGAATGTGCCTCGTTTCAGAGAAGATAGTCATGAAAAACCCGTAGTTGTTATCAACGATCAGAG AGGTGATGCAAAAGACACACGCATAGTCATGCCGCCCAACACCTTCCAACCAACAACCAACGGTGAAACAAGACTCCCACCACCGATCGTGCTTTATAATAATGAAAG AGGCGAGCCAATGTGTGGGGGAATCCCAATGAACATTTTGCTTGCTAAGGATTATAAAAACGAACAAGAATttgaaaa GCCAAAGGAGGACTCCACCTACCCCATCACGTGTGGTAATAATAAAGGCGACCTGGTTTGGAAGAAGTTTGTATGTCCTGGTATCAATGCTAAATGTGTAAAG tgCGGAGACAACTGGTTCACACCTAAAGAATTCGTCAACTACGCTGGTAAATCAACCCTTAAAGATTGGAAGAGAGCAATCCGAATCAACGGTATAATGTTGAG GAAGATGATTGAAAACGGGGAGCTCAATTATTACGATCATGATAATAATTGCTCGAACCAATGCCGGAGCAACAAAAGTTCATCTTTTGATAATTCGGAGAAATATCCGTCGTCGTTTGAATCGGATGCTCCTCGGGAG aattccTTGGATTTTACTCATGTTCGGTCCAGTTCCGAGGAACAAGCGTTGCTTCAAGCTAAAAGAAACGTTCTTTCAAGCATAAGCAAGTCGCAAGAAA GTGGTTCAAGTTTGCAAGCTGGTGGATCACTCGAACGTTCTAGTTCGGAGGATTCAGGTTTAGCTGGCTCACCACATGTAGATAGCATGATTATGAGGGAAGCGGTTGTTTCTGTGGAGAAAGTACATG ATCTTCATAGTTTTTGGAACGGTATAATACGTATGGATCtttttgatgacatcatccgtgacgtcatcacacagATCCGCAACCTCCAAAGCAGAACGAAGCATGTTGGTTCCATAAGCCTGGAAg ACGCAGCTACAATGTCCAACCTCGTCAACTCTCTTGAAATGATTCCATCCATCGTGAGGAACATGTCTCACCACAAGGAGGCGGTAGAGAAACAGGCTGAGGAGTCGACGCACGCAATAcatg AACTCGAGAAGAAGTTAGCTGAGCAACGAAAGTATGAGCAAGACTTGAAACGAAAGTCTCAACATCTTGATACAGTCATGTCACTCACACCGAACGAGAAACGAAAAAGGACAATGTTGCGATTTGTTCGACAGAAAGCAGTGGATCGGGTGCCACCTGGTACGC GCACTTCAACTCCGCCCATGTCACAACGTATGCCCGAAAACGTGATGCTCTCTGCACAAGGCGGTCGTCTCACCCAGAGAGAATTGTGGCCTCAAGCCATACAG GCTGCCTCGTCCCAGATGGCTCGCATGAACGTATCAGGTGCGGGTATTCCCCCGATGTTCTTCACTACCCACCCCACGGGCATAGAGGGTTACCCCTCGTCCCTCCACCAGTTCATACCCACCTCCCAACCCGTGCCCCTACAGCATCCAACTGCCAACCGTGACGCTACACAGTCGCCTTCGAAAAAGTGA
- the LOC100180481 gene encoding glucocorticoid modulatory element-binding protein 2 isoform X4 produces the protein MEQSSPSPSNIVATAMSTANLTPPTADSPQPSLSSMKVEPSSPHITITSPASQPRSGTPVTAKVESMEVSDHHVTSHILHKQHSLDSDSQRSSPQPMNVPRFREDSHEKPVVVINDQRGDAKDTRIVMPPNTFQPTTNGETRLPPPIVLYNNERGEPMCGGIPMNILLAKDYKNEQEFEKPKEDSTYPITCGNNKGDLVWKKFVCPGINAKCVKCGDNWFTPKEFVNYAGKSTLKDWKRAIRINGIMLRKMIENGELNYYDHDNNCSNQCRSNKSSSFDNSEKYPSSFESDAPRENSLDFTHVRSSSEEQALLQAKRNVLSSISKSQESGSSLQAGGSLERSSSEDSGLAGSPHVDSMIMREAVVSVEKVHDLHSFWNGIIRMDLFDDIIRDVITQIRNLQSRTKHVGSISLEDAATMSNLVNSLEMIPSIVRNMSHHKEAVEKQAEESTHAIHELEKKLAEQRKYEQDLKRKSQHLDTVMSLTPNEKRKRTMLRFVRQKAVDRVPPGTSTPPMSQRMPENVMLSAQGGRLTQRELWPQAIQVAASSQMARMNVSGAGIPPMFFTTHPTGIEGYPSSLHQFIPTSQPVPLQHPTANRDATQSPSKK, from the exons ATGGAGCAATCAAGTCCATCACCAAGTAACATTGTGGCCACTGCCATGTCCACTGCTAATTTAACACCACCAACAG CAGATTCACCTCAGCCATCTTTATCTTCTATGAAAGTAGAACCATCCTCACCACACATTACAATCACATCTCCAGCCAGCCAACCACGGTCTGG GACACCAGTCACAGCCAAGGTAGAAAGCATGGAAGTCTCGGATCACCatgttacgtcacatattCTACATAAACAACACTCTCTT GATTCGGATAGTCAACGTTCAAGCCCACAGCCAATGAATGTGCCTCGTTTCAGAGAAGATAGTCATGAAAAACCCGTAGTTGTTATCAACGATCAGAG AGGTGATGCAAAAGACACACGCATAGTCATGCCGCCCAACACCTTCCAACCAACAACCAACGGTGAAACAAGACTCCCACCACCGATCGTGCTTTATAATAATGAAAG AGGCGAGCCAATGTGTGGGGGAATCCCAATGAACATTTTGCTTGCTAAGGATTATAAAAACGAACAAGAATttgaaaa GCCAAAGGAGGACTCCACCTACCCCATCACGTGTGGTAATAATAAAGGCGACCTGGTTTGGAAGAAGTTTGTATGTCCTGGTATCAATGCTAAATGTGTAAAG tgCGGAGACAACTGGTTCACACCTAAAGAATTCGTCAACTACGCTGGTAAATCAACCCTTAAAGATTGGAAGAGAGCAATCCGAATCAACGGTATAATGTTGAG GAAGATGATTGAAAACGGGGAGCTCAATTATTACGATCATGATAATAATTGCTCGAACCAATGCCGGAGCAACAAAAGTTCATCTTTTGATAATTCGGAGAAATATCCGTCGTCGTTTGAATCGGATGCTCCTCGGGAG aattccTTGGATTTTACTCATGTTCGGTCCAGTTCCGAGGAACAAGCGTTGCTTCAAGCTAAAAGAAACGTTCTTTCAAGCATAAGCAAGTCGCAAGAAA GTGGTTCAAGTTTGCAAGCTGGTGGATCACTCGAACGTTCTAGTTCGGAGGATTCAGGTTTAGCTGGCTCACCACATGTAGATAGCATGATTATGAGGGAAGCGGTTGTTTCTGTGGAGAAAGTACATG ATCTTCATAGTTTTTGGAACGGTATAATACGTATGGATCtttttgatgacatcatccgtgacgtcatcacacagATCCGCAACCTCCAAAGCAGAACGAAGCATGTTGGTTCCATAAGCCTGGAAg ACGCAGCTACAATGTCCAACCTCGTCAACTCTCTTGAAATGATTCCATCCATCGTGAGGAACATGTCTCACCACAAGGAGGCGGTAGAGAAACAGGCTGAGGAGTCGACGCACGCAATAcatg AACTCGAGAAGAAGTTAGCTGAGCAACGAAAGTATGAGCAAGACTTGAAACGAAAGTCTCAACATCTTGATACAGTCATGTCACTCACACCGAACGAGAAACGAAAAAGGACAATGTTGCGATTTGTTCGACAGAAAGCAGTGGATCGGGTGCCACCTG GCACTTCAACTCCGCCCATGTCACAACGTATGCCCGAAAACGTGATGCTCTCTGCACAAGGCGGTCGTCTCACCCAGAGAGAATTGTGGCCTCAAGCCATACAGGTG GCTGCCTCGTCCCAGATGGCTCGCATGAACGTATCAGGTGCGGGTATTCCCCCGATGTTCTTCACTACCCACCCCACGGGCATAGAGGGTTACCCCTCGTCCCTCCACCAGTTCATACCCACCTCCCAACCCGTGCCCCTACAGCATCCAACTGCCAACCGTGACGCTACACAGTCGCCTTCGAAAAAGTGA
- the LOC100180481 gene encoding glucocorticoid modulatory element-binding protein 2 isoform X5: MEQSSPSPSNIVATAMSTANLTPPTADSPQPSLSSMKVEPSSPHITITSPASQPRSGTPVTAKVESMEVSDHHVTSHILHKQHSLDSDSQRSSPQPMNVPRFREDSHEKPVVVINDQRGDAKDTRIVMPPNTFQPTTNGETRLPPPIVLYNNERGEPMCGGIPMNILLAKDYKNEQEFEKPKEDSTYPITCGNNKGDLVWKKFVCPGINAKCVKCGDNWFTPKEFVNYAGKSTLKDWKRAIRINGIMLRKMIENGELNYYDHDNNCSNQCRSNKSSSFDNSEKYPSSFESDAPRENSLDFTHVRSSSEEQALLQAKRNVLSSISKSQESGSSLQAGGSLERSSSEDSGLAGSPHVDSMIMREAVVSVEKVHDLHSFWNGIIRMDLFDDIIRDVITQIRNLQSRTKHVGSISLEDAATMSNLVNSLEMIPSIVRNMSHHKEAVEKQAEESTHAIHELEKKLAEQRKYEQDLKRKSQHLDTVMSLTPNEKRKRTMLRFVRQKAVDRVPPGTSTPPMSQRMPENVMLSAQGGRLTQRELWPQAIQAASSQMARMNVSGAGIPPMFFTTHPTGIEGYPSSLHQFIPTSQPVPLQHPTANRDATQSPSKK, translated from the exons ATGGAGCAATCAAGTCCATCACCAAGTAACATTGTGGCCACTGCCATGTCCACTGCTAATTTAACACCACCAACAG CAGATTCACCTCAGCCATCTTTATCTTCTATGAAAGTAGAACCATCCTCACCACACATTACAATCACATCTCCAGCCAGCCAACCACGGTCTGG GACACCAGTCACAGCCAAGGTAGAAAGCATGGAAGTCTCGGATCACCatgttacgtcacatattCTACATAAACAACACTCTCTT GATTCGGATAGTCAACGTTCAAGCCCACAGCCAATGAATGTGCCTCGTTTCAGAGAAGATAGTCATGAAAAACCCGTAGTTGTTATCAACGATCAGAG AGGTGATGCAAAAGACACACGCATAGTCATGCCGCCCAACACCTTCCAACCAACAACCAACGGTGAAACAAGACTCCCACCACCGATCGTGCTTTATAATAATGAAAG AGGCGAGCCAATGTGTGGGGGAATCCCAATGAACATTTTGCTTGCTAAGGATTATAAAAACGAACAAGAATttgaaaa GCCAAAGGAGGACTCCACCTACCCCATCACGTGTGGTAATAATAAAGGCGACCTGGTTTGGAAGAAGTTTGTATGTCCTGGTATCAATGCTAAATGTGTAAAG tgCGGAGACAACTGGTTCACACCTAAAGAATTCGTCAACTACGCTGGTAAATCAACCCTTAAAGATTGGAAGAGAGCAATCCGAATCAACGGTATAATGTTGAG GAAGATGATTGAAAACGGGGAGCTCAATTATTACGATCATGATAATAATTGCTCGAACCAATGCCGGAGCAACAAAAGTTCATCTTTTGATAATTCGGAGAAATATCCGTCGTCGTTTGAATCGGATGCTCCTCGGGAG aattccTTGGATTTTACTCATGTTCGGTCCAGTTCCGAGGAACAAGCGTTGCTTCAAGCTAAAAGAAACGTTCTTTCAAGCATAAGCAAGTCGCAAGAAA GTGGTTCAAGTTTGCAAGCTGGTGGATCACTCGAACGTTCTAGTTCGGAGGATTCAGGTTTAGCTGGCTCACCACATGTAGATAGCATGATTATGAGGGAAGCGGTTGTTTCTGTGGAGAAAGTACATG ATCTTCATAGTTTTTGGAACGGTATAATACGTATGGATCtttttgatgacatcatccgtgacgtcatcacacagATCCGCAACCTCCAAAGCAGAACGAAGCATGTTGGTTCCATAAGCCTGGAAg ACGCAGCTACAATGTCCAACCTCGTCAACTCTCTTGAAATGATTCCATCCATCGTGAGGAACATGTCTCACCACAAGGAGGCGGTAGAGAAACAGGCTGAGGAGTCGACGCACGCAATAcatg AACTCGAGAAGAAGTTAGCTGAGCAACGAAAGTATGAGCAAGACTTGAAACGAAAGTCTCAACATCTTGATACAGTCATGTCACTCACACCGAACGAGAAACGAAAAAGGACAATGTTGCGATTTGTTCGACAGAAAGCAGTGGATCGGGTGCCACCTG GCACTTCAACTCCGCCCATGTCACAACGTATGCCCGAAAACGTGATGCTCTCTGCACAAGGCGGTCGTCTCACCCAGAGAGAATTGTGGCCTCAAGCCATACAG GCTGCCTCGTCCCAGATGGCTCGCATGAACGTATCAGGTGCGGGTATTCCCCCGATGTTCTTCACTACCCACCCCACGGGCATAGAGGGTTACCCCTCGTCCCTCCACCAGTTCATACCCACCTCCCAACCCGTGCCCCTACAGCATCCAACTGCCAACCGTGACGCTACACAGTCGCCTTCGAAAAAGTGA